The Nerophis ophidion isolate RoL-2023_Sa linkage group LG24, RoL_Noph_v1.0, whole genome shotgun sequence genome includes a region encoding these proteins:
- the LOC133542122 gene encoding uncharacterized protein LOC133542122: protein MAFPWTLCLTVAPSSLPGCGSHFVRGLGLRPPTCLLEQVLALGRVRLQFYEELGHRHIKKCRQIWKTARAALLRASERMCRSANRRRIPAPSYTPGQQVLLRAKDLHLQVPSRKLAPRFVGPYTVEAIINPASVRLSLPPSVKRHPVVHVSQIKPVCSSPLSSPDPIPPPPRILDNGDPVWTVKEILGVRRQGRGLVFLVDWEGYGPEDRSWVPASYLADPSLLKNFYQANPGALRRSSGASHKRGGTVMMHTPSASPSPAVAPRGPAVRTARHAPARAAQTAAMRLHSCRQSPINAAGLDERQRHKDSRH from the exons ATGGCATTCCCATGGACATTGTGTCTGACCGTGGCCCCCAGTTCACTTCCCGGTTGTGGCAGTCATTTTGTAAGGGGATTGGGGCTACG CCCGCCAACCTGCCTCTTGGAGCAAGTTCTTGCCCTGGGTCGAGTTCGCCTACAATTCTATGAAGAGCTCGGCCACAG GCACATCAAGAAATGCCGTCAGATTTGGAAAACCGCCCGTGCTGCCCTGTTGAGGGCCTCCGAAAGAATGTGCCGCAGTGCCAACCGGCGGCGCATTCCGGCTCCATCCTACACTCCTGGACAACAAGTCCTGTTACGGGCCAAAGACCTCCACCTACAGGTACCTTCCCGTAAACTTGCACCGCGGTTTGTAGGACCATATACGGTGGAGGCCATCATCAACCCAGCATCTGTTCGTCTGTCTCTTCCCCCCTCAGTGAAGCGACATCCGGTGGTCCATGTATCCCAAATTAAGCCTGTTTGTAGTTCTCCACTTTCTTCCCCTGACCCTATTCCGCCCCCTCCTAGAATTCTGGATAACGGTGACCCAGTTTGGACCGTCAAGGAGATCCTTGGGGTCCGTCGGCAAGGTAGGGGTCTGGTATTTTTGGTAGATTGGGAGGGTTATGGTCCAGAGGATAGATCCTGGGTGCCGGCCTCCTACCTTGCTGATCCCTCCCTTCTGAAGAACTTCTATCAAGCCAACCCTGGAGCTCTCCGGCGCTCGTCGGGAGCCTCGCATAAGAGGGGGGGCACTGTTATGATGCACACGCCATCTGCTTCTCCCTCCCCAGCAGTAGCACCTAGAGGCCCCGCTGTTCGCACAgcaagacacgcccccgcacgtgCCGCGCAGACTGCAGCCATGCGCCTCCACAGCTGCCGACAATCACCTATCAACGCAGCTGGTCTTGACGAGAGGCAGCGGCATAAAGACTCACGCCACTGA